The Gemmatimonadaceae bacterium DNA window TTCATCACCGACGACGGCGCCGGGGTCCAGACGAGCGTGGTGTTCACGACGCTATTGTCGTTGCCGGCGGGCAACCGCCTCGTCGCAAACAGCGCGAGTGGACCGACGACGCTCCGCTTCGGATTCGCGACCAACGGCACGCTCACCGCGAATCCGCTCGCTGTGCCCGCACTCGCGAACGGCGCGATCCCGCGGCGCTACTATCGCGTGATGGTCGTCGACCAGCCGTACTACCTGATGGGCAATCGCTCCACCACCGGGATGCCCGGCGTGGCAGGGGACGACGGCCGCATTCCGTCCGACCTGCTGCCCGTGGTGCGCGACCAGGTGAACATCACGTATCTCGCGGACGGCCCCGATGTGCTGGCGGAGGCCACGCGCGTTCTCACGCGCCCGTCGCAATCGATGATTGTTGCCGTGTCGCCTAACATCGACCAGACGCTCATCACACCGACGGCTCCCGGCGCCCCGGCGCACTGGCCGCAGTTCCCGGCTCCCAACACCGGTGCGGCCTTTACGGCAACACCGGTGCGACTCTCCGCTGCAAACGTCACCGCCGCGTTCACCGGCACGAACGACGTCGTGGTCACCATCGCCGGAGGCGCCGCGCCCGATGGTGCGACCGTGCGCGTCTATCCGCAGGTGTTCGTGGAGATTGCGTCGATCAATGGCGCCGAGCCGTCGTTCCTGCGCGGTGATGGCGGGGCGAACATCGTGAGCGGTGCGGGTCCCGTCAGCGTGCTGCTGCGCAACCCGTTCCGGCTCGGCGCTGCGCAGCCGCTGCCCAACCCCGCGACGCTCACGATGGACATCGTGGTGGCGCCGCGCACGGGGCGGCGCCGCCTCACCGGCGCCGTGTCGGTGCCCGTCGCCGCTGGCCCCGCGGTCGTGCCGACCGTTCCGTTCTTCGGCGCGGCATCCGCTAACGTCATGGGCATCATGCCGATTTCCATGCAGGGCATCAGCGAATCCCCGCTGTTCGGAATCCCGCGCACCGTGACGCCGCCGTCGACACCGCCCACGAATCTGCTGGAGCTTGCCCTCAGTCTCGCGGCGGAACCATCGCCGCGGCAGGCACCGCGCCTGCCGACCATGGCGCGCTTCGAGACCATCGCCGCCACCGGCACCCCGGCGGGCGCACCGCCCGATGACACGCTGCTCTGGCAGGCCGTGCTCACCGGTGCGCGATGGGCGGCGGAAGGAATGTCTGCGTTGCACGAGAGCGGGAATCCCGGCAATCCCGCGGGACCCGACGTGCATGCACCCGGCATCTCCGTGACCGGCGCGCTCGCGTACGACCTCGCCGTGCACGCACTCAAGCGCGCGCAGCCCATCATCCCGCTGCCGGCGTCGAATGCCGGGACCGTGCTGGGCTGGGTGGCGACGTCCAATGGCAACAACTTCAGCGTGCCGAACGACACCGCCAATGTCGCGAACACCGGCGCCGGCGTGCTGCTGGAGACCGCGGCCGTGGGCACCGAGACACCGTGGCTGTCGAGCTTCACGCCGCCGCCTGCCGGCAACACGGTGAACCAGATGATCCAGAATGCCGCGACAGCGATGGGCGTGTCACCGCCGTCGATCACCGTGACCGTGACGAACGAACCACGCCTGCAGCGGGAGGTGCGCCGCGAGTTCTTCGCGGCGAAGCAGGGCGTTCGTGATGTGCAGTGGGCGCTGCGGCGCGCGTTCGCGGAGGCGCGCGAGCTCGTGTACATCGAGTCGCCGCAGTTCGCGATGACCGCGCGCTCCGCCGATCCGACGGCACCGGAGGGGCACGAGGTCGATCTCGTCGCGGAGCTCGCGGCGCGCCTTGAGGCGCACCGTACGCTGCGCGTGATCATCTGCACGCCGCGGCTGTCGGACTTCGCCGACGACTATCGCACCTTCCACCGGCAGCACTACGCGGCTCGGCTCGAGGCATACACCGCGCTGCGCACCGCCGCAAAGGATCGCGTACTGCTCTTCCACCCCGTCGGCTTTCCCGGCCGTCCCGCGTACATCCGCACGACGTCGGTGATCGTCGACGACGTGTGGACCCTGGTTGGTGCCACGCATTTCCGCCGCCGCGGTATGACGTTCGACGGCAGCGCCGCGATCGCGAGCTACGACCGCCAGATCACGAACGGCTACAGCACACGCGTGCGCAATTTCCGTCGCGCACTGATGGCGGCCAAGCTGCGCGTGCCGGCGCCGGTGGCGAGCCAGCCGCTCGACGGCGAGTGGGTGCGTCTGGGCCGTCCGGTGTCGGCGTTCGACGTGGTGCGCGACCTGCTGGAGCAGGGGGGTTACGGGCGGATACAACGCCTTTGGGCGGGGCCGATGGACACGTCGGTGCTCGCGGCGCAGGCGAACGTGGCGGACCCGGATGGGTCGAAGGGCGACAGCATATTTACGACGCTGGCGGGGATGCTGAACGAGGCGGGGACGTGAGGGCGGCATGCCCGTGCCGAGCCGGCGAACGCGTCTGGCCGGCTTGCCGGTGTGTGGGGGAATATTGAACCACGTTTGCACCGCCCCGCCCGACGTTTGAGTAGCTGCCGGTTGCTCGCACGGCTTTCAACGCGACCGAAGTGACGAGAATCTGGTAGTCTCTTGCTCAGCGAGAAAGCGCCGAACCTCGGACTGCCGGTATCGTCGTTCGCCTCCGATTAGCAGAGACGGAACGGACAGGGTTGCAACGGTTCGCCTGGACATCCGAAGAATCGAGGCAAGTTCGTCCGCTGTGAGAAGGGGCTCAATAAACCAATCGGAGTGATGCTCAACGCGACCGTAAACCGGATCTGGGTCGAGCGTGGTGAGAACCGAAGCAGGAAGATCTCCAGCACGGCTCAAAGCCTCGGACGCACGAGTGAGCGCATCTCGGGCAGCACGGATTTGTTTTGCCGCATCTGCCGCGACCGCTTCGGGCAGATCTGATGGCGGGCCTTCGACGGCTTTGTGCATCCGGCGCGGGACCGATTCGCCCAACGCGAGAACATTATCCCACCCTACTTCCGTCGCCTTACGAGTCCCCTTCCTGCTAAGGCGAACGCCAGTCGGTGAGATCACCACCTTGAACGGCAGTCCGTCCAACAGAACCTCTCGTGACAGTGGCTTACTGAGAAGAGTCGTCATTTTGAGAGAGTGTGAAGTGTCGTCTACCAACCGTAGCGCGATCGGTCCGGCGGCTGAGGGTCGACAGGTATTGAAGGTTCCGGCAACAACGGATCAATTCGATCCACAAACTCCTGGGCCCACTTGAGCCACTCTCGCATCTCGAGCGGAACATCGGGCCGATGCTCCAGTGACCCACGCACTTGCATTAGGTAGCGCCGAATGGTTTGAGCAGTTTCCCATTGATCTGCCGCATGGATGAGTGCGCGAGCCCGGGCGGCTTCCTCTTCTCGACGCCGTAGCTCGAGTAGCCTTTTCTCTTCCGCCTCCCGATACTCGCGCTCACGTTCCTCGCGCTCCAACCGCCCTGCGCGCGCAGCCTCGGCGCATACAACCAATCCAACTATGAATCGGTTCAGGCAGCTTTCCAGTCGTTGCTGTTTGCCGTCAGACCAACTCTGGCGTGTCCCCGGTGACCAGCTCTGGATCCTCAACGACAACCTACCAGTTGGCACCCAGTCGTAGTGGGGGAAACCCCATTCGGATTGCTTTCGCTTTTCATCTTTGCGTTCTACGCGATTGACTTGCTCCGAAAGACTTATTGCGATGTCCTCCTCAATGATGCGCACGCTTGTGCTGACGTTTTCCCCATTTCTCCGGATGGTCGTCCTGTAACCTCTTAGATCAAGTGCTTTGATTAGGGCATCAAGGATACACATTGTTCGATCGGAGCTGTCCAGAGTCACCTGAACGTCGAGGCAGTCGCCTTTCGGTTTCAAAACTCCGTTGGAGTCCGGCTTTGCTCGCCGAAGTGCGATTATAGTTTGCGCAACCAACGGATGCGGATCTTCGACTCGACCTGGAACGACAATACGATTTGACTCAGCCGCTTCGAAGCGCTCCTGGTCTGCAATTGGACCGATCCCCGCGGGAGAGGCCTCGTCCAACCAAGCTGCGCGAGGCTTAATAGTCACTGACTTCATGCAGACAGCTGCAGAAGCGGGGAGTCGCGGGAGCGGGCTCTGAGTCACTTTATGACCCGCACCCTTCCGCGCCCAATAACCCCGCGGGGGCGTCGGTATCCCCATCTTGCGGCAAATCTTTGCCAAGCCAACATCAGAGAGCCCGAACTCCGGACTCAGGACAGACATCGGCCGAGACCAAACTTGGTCGTACAACTCCTCGCGAGTTAATGAAATCGCATCGTTTGACACGTTTCCTCGCCTAATTAATTCGATTTATTGTTTGAACAATTCAAACGGTTCGCATCAACCTCTCCGACGTCCCAGATCGCTCAGCCGGTGTCGGCCAGACAACTTCTCCTACGCGTGAATCCGGTGTTAACAACACAACTGCTTTTTGCGCAAGCATTCTTGACGTCGTCGTTCGGCCAGTGCGTAACCATTCGCGGACAACGCTCGCGAAATCCTCCGTCGGCTCGCATGGCAGTGCCCGGCCCAAGAGATCGACGCGTCTTCCAATAAACTCTGGCCGATCGAGCGATTTCCCGAACTTTGAGTTGCCGAAGTCAACGTGTTTGCTGCGCTTCGCATACCACCGCCGTGCTGGATGCTCAGCGTAGAAGCTATACACGTCAAAATCCTGAATCCCGACTTGTCCGCTGGTGAAATGCAGCGCGGCCCCCTGACAAAGCGCCGCCCCAACGAAGCGATCTCGATAGACCTTAGCCCAATCTGGGTGTAGATCGAAGAACTCCGCACGATCATTCGCTGCGATTGCGGACAAGGTTACAAGATCCTCGCGATCGATTCGGATATACGAACGCCCCTCCGGGCCCACTGTGCTCATATGTCATTATGTTAGCGTTTCGATAGAGTAGTGAATTTGGTACACAGACCTCGATTGCGTCATTCCGTCAACCAACGGCGTCGGCCGGGCCAGGAGCAGAACAAATGGGAAAGGTTAACTCTTCTGAGCATAGGGTTTGTCCCGTTTTCGATGAGTTAAGGCGGCGCGACCCGAGCGGGTCAACGTGGCTTCCGGTTCTTCTCTCACTGCCGACTCGACCCGATAGAGCACCACTTCGTATCAGCACTGAAGAGTTAGGCGTCTTGGAAGGCGCGGCTTGGAATTCTAAGGTTCCAATGGAAAGCGGGTGGCGTCCGAGCGAGCGAAGGTTGGATCCCCCCGGCTCTCTCTTGAGCCTCCTAATCGACAGTCGCCCAACTCCGCGATCGGAAGCCGGGTGGGGAAAAGGCGAAGTCGGGGTGAAACGACGCCTGTTAGCAAGAGGGGACAAAGCAACACAAAAGGAAGCCCAGCAACGTCTCGTTGGTCCGAGCGACCCGCCACACTGGGAAATCTTAGAGGGGCCGAGTTGCCCCGACGTTTTCATCCAGACCTCGAGCTGCATCGTAGTGATCGAGGGCAAATTTACGGAGCCAAAGCCAACTGACTACACAACGTGGCTCCGCGGACGCCATCAGATGCTGCGCCACATTGATGCGGCGTGGGATTATCGCGGGCGCCGCGCTGTCTTCGGTTTCTTTATCATCGAGGATGAATCTCAAAAGCACTGGAAGACAGCGGTGACACGAACGCTCGATCCAGTGACAATCAAAGCAAGCCTTCCGCATCGATCCGAGGCTGTCCGTTCACAGATTGCCAGCGCATTTCTCGGCTTAACAACGTGGACTTCGGTGTGTAATGCCACCGGCTTACCGGCGGATTTGCTTAGGTCCGCCAGTGAGCTACGCTTCGGGTAGCGTCACCCAATTGGTTGGCAGCGGAAGGCAAAAGTTCACGGAAGTTCCACGCACCGCGGCAGCTCACGCGTAGGAGTCACAAGATGGATCGGTATTGTCGCATCTGCTGGAACACAGAGAATTGGCGACGCCCATCAGGCGACGCACAACGTTATGAGCAAGGCACCTTTGTAGCCACACACGGCTTTGGTCATGAGGAATGGTTACTAAACCCTGAATGGGAGATCGATGGCTACCGGTACGGGTTTCTTCAGCCAATCAACAAGGCTCGTGGAAAGTTAGAGGACACCGTCTTCTCCGTGTCTCTATATACGCGCCGTCCAGACGGTGATCGGGAAGCAGTAGCAATCCTAAACAACCTTTACGTACCGCGAAAGGCTGAACTGCAGAGTGTTAAGAGAGAATATCGACGGCGCGGTTGGCTCGATCAAATGGGCGATGACTTACAAAGTCTCAATATTCGACGCAAAGCAATAGAGAGCGCTCCCGTCGACTCATTTGTCAACGTTCGACTTCAATCGACCGACGTCAAAGTGTTTGATCCTCGACCTGAAATCGTGCCCGGGCACGCGCTCACCACAACTTCGTTTCGCTACATCCCCTACAAATGGGATGGTGGTTTTGCGGCAATCGAAGGAAGTCAGCCAAAACGAACAACCGGGAAAATGGGTCGTCGTCCAAAATCCGAAGAAACGCGACCAAGACGAGCTATCGGCGCAACGGAGATTAATCCCCAACATTCCCGTCTACAGAATGAACTAAAAAAGCTTCTTGACGAGAGTGGTAAGAGCGTAAGTTACGAAGAGAACAACGTCGATTTAGTTGTCAGAGACGGCATTGAGACCGTGTTCTACGAAATCAAGATGGCGCTTACGGTCAAGGGGTGCATCCGCGAAGCGGTCGGACAACTTCTGGAGTACACGCATTTCCCTGACTTACAACTTGCGTCGAAGTTAGTGGTTGTCGGCAGTCCTGCGCCGGATGACAAGGAACGAGAGTATCTACGTCATCTGCGGGCCCTGTATCATATTCCGCTGTACTACGCCCAGTTTGAGCAGACAACGAAAATCTTGGGGCCCGAAATCTGAGGTGCTTTGCTAAGCCCGCTGCAAACCGGAACACTTGGAAGCCATCTCGAAAGAGGGCGCGTCCCAAATAGTTGGACTGAAGGTAAAGGCACGACGAAATTACGCCTCGGCAGTTCCCTCGGCGTTGACTTCGCTGCCCTGAGCAGGCCTCTTAGGTATGACGCCGACGGAAATGGGGAGCGACGGGCGTGACTTAACTTTTTTCACTGCATGGACTCGATACCCGGGCTCGACTGAAACCCGCTGTTGCACCGTCTGTTTTTCCGTCCTATGTTGGCGCGCTCGGCACGTCGGCGCGCGTGACGTGGCAACCGCACTAATCAGCGTCAGCATCCCTCCCATACTCGCCCGGAGTCAGTGCATGAAACGCATCGCAGCAAGCATCGCAGTAAGTGTCGTAGCCCTCTCAGCCTGTCAGGAGCCGGCGGCCCCCAACCGCCCGCAACCGCCCGAGACCGGGCCGGTCTTCGCCCAGCAGTCAAATAACCAGGATGTCATTCCGGGCCAGTACATCGTCGTCTTCAGAGACGACGTCGATGCCGATGCAACATCCGACAAACTTCTCCGGAAATTCAACGCGAAGAGCAAGTACAAGTATTCGGCGGCGCTGAAGGGCTTTGCAGGCGAGCTTTCCGACGCGCAGGTCGAAGCGCTTCGTGGTGAGCCTGAAGTTGCATACATCGAGGAAGATCAGGTGGTGCAGGCGACGACGACGCAGACCGCTCCCGGGTACGGTCTCGACCGAATCGATGAACGGGCGCTGCCACTCTCCGGCTCGTACACCTACACCGCCACCGCGTCCGCAGTACGCGCCTACATTATCGATACCGGAATACAGACCAGCCACACGCAGTTCGGCGGGCGGGCCAGCGCCGTGTACGATGCGTTCGGCGGCAATGGTCAGGACTGCAACGGGCATGGCACTCATGTCGCCGGAACGGTGGGTTCGGCGACCTACGGCGTCGCAAAGGCCGTTCTGCTGAGGGGAGTACGTGTGCTTGACTGCAACGGCTCAGGGGCCAACTCCGGCGTAATTGCCGGGATCAACTGGGTTGCGACCAACCGGATCGCGCCGGCCGTCGCGAACCTGTCGCTTGGCGGCGGATTCTCACAGGCCACCAACGATGCGATCAATAATCTGGCGAATCGCGGAGTGTTCGTCGCTGTCGCTGCAGGCAACGAGAATCAGAACGCGTGCAATGTTTCGCCCGCCAGCGCCCCGAACGCCACCACCGTCGCTGCTTCAACGTCGACGGACGCCAAGGCATCGTACTCCAATTTCGGCAGCTGCGTGGAGCTCTATGCACCGGGGTCGAGCATCAAA harbors:
- a CDS encoding helix-turn-helix domain-containing protein translates to MTTLLSKPLSREVLLDGLPFKVVISPTGVRLSRKGTRKATEVGWDNVLALGESVPRRMHKAVEGPPSDLPEAVAADAAKQIRAARDALTRASEALSRAGDLPASVLTTLDPDPVYGRVEHHSDWFIEPLLTADELASILRMSRRTVATLSVPSLLIGGERRYRQSEVRRFLAEQETTRFSSLRSR
- a CDS encoding S8 family peptidase, with amino-acid sequence MKRIAASIAVSVVALSACQEPAAPNRPQPPETGPVFAQQSNNQDVIPGQYIVVFRDDVDADATSDKLLRKFNAKSKYKYSAALKGFAGELSDAQVEALRGEPEVAYIEEDQVVQATTTQTAPGYGLDRIDERALPLSGSYTYTATASAVRAYIIDTGIQTSHTQFGGRASAVYDAFGGNGQDCNGHGTHVAGTVGSATYGVAKAVLLRGVRVLDCNGSGANSGVIAGINWVATNRIAPAVANLSLGGGFSQATNDAINNLANRGVFVAVAAGNENQNACNVSPASAPNATTVAASTSTDAKASYSNFGSCVELYAPGSSIKSTWLNGGTNTISGTSMASPHVAGVGALYKATFGDASFSTIRTWIINNSTANVITGNVTGTPNRLLYKSTL